Proteins from one Impatiens glandulifera chromosome 2, dImpGla2.1, whole genome shotgun sequence genomic window:
- the LOC124925571 gene encoding peroxisome biogenesis protein 16 isoform X1, translated as MEGYKRWVRRNREHVHSLESLANGMTWLLPDRFSNSEIGPEAVTAFLGMVTAINEHIISTTPRGIRHAQQSGERNSSFPYSLCITLLKEMETIVEVVAEQYFGDDKKWNFIAISEATKVLVRLILFRDSGYKLLLHGGEISNEEQDSLPITPLDQTKGYPPKKPGRHQQANNQWNLEGRAMSALSRFGDNGRFTSEPSWLHKVQHHQQTIIEPPSPKKPTLSEFISEKGFHGTLFIIGEVLFITRPLIYVLLVRKYGLKSWFPWCISLAVDLSGFGILSRVLMTRDGRNSQPFHISDLENDEMKRRKMLWALYLMRDPFFSKYTRQRVESTGKLMENVPILGFLAEKVTELIVGAQTRYTYMSGS; from the exons ATGGAGGGTTATAAAAGATGGGTTAGAAGGAATAGAGAACATGTGCATTCCCTTGAGTCTCTAGCTAAT GGAATGACATGGCTTCTTCCAGATCGGTTTTCTAATTCGGAAATTGGACCAGAAGCAG TTACGGCATTTCTTGGTATGGTTACTGCCATCAACGAACATATAATCAGTACGACTCCAAGAGGCATTAGACATGCACAACAATCTGGAGAACGTAATAGTTCCTTCCCTTATTCCTTGTGCATAACCTTGCTCAAGGAAATGGAAACAATTGTAGAAGTAGTGGCAGAACAATACTTTGGTGACGATAAGAAGTGGAATTTCATCGCCATATCTGAAGCTACCAA ggttttagttagGCTAATTTTGTTCCGAGATAGTGGATACAAGTTACTTCTGCATGGAGGGGAGATATCAAATGAGGAGCAGGATTCTCTGCCAATAACTCCACTAGATCAGACAAAAGGATATCCCCCGAAGAAGCCTGGGAGGCATCAACAGGCCAACAATCAATGGAATCTTGAAGGAAGGGCGATGTCTGCTTTAAGCAGGTTTGGAGATAATGGCAGGTTCACTTCCGAGCCTTCATGGTTACACAAGGTTCAACACCACCAGCAAACTATCATTGAACCACCTTCTC CTAAGAAACCGACCCTTTCAGAATTCATATCCGAGAAAGGCTTTCACGGCACCTTATTTATAATTGGAGAAGTTCTTTTTATTACGAGACCACTTATCTATGTACTCTTGGTGAGGAAATACGGACTCAAGTCTTGGTTTCCATGGTGCATCTCCTTAGCGGTGGATTTATCTGGATTTGGTATTCTCTCTCGTGTTTTAATGACTCGTGATGGAAGGAATAGCCAACCATTTCATATTTCAGACCTTGAAAACGACGAG ATGAAGAGGAGGAAAATGTTGTGGGCGCTTTACTTGATGAGAGACCCGTTCTTTAGCAAGTATACCCG GCAAAGAGTTGAGAGCACAGGAAAGCTGATGGAAAATGTTCCTATTCTTGGTTTCCTTGCAG AGAAAGTTACCGAACTCATTGTCGGAGCTCAGACGCGTTACACTTACATGTCTGGTTCTTAA
- the LOC124925571 gene encoding peroxisome biogenesis protein 16 isoform X2, protein MVTAINEHIISTTPRGIRHAQQSGERNSSFPYSLCITLLKEMETIVEVVAEQYFGDDKKWNFIAISEATKVLVRLILFRDSGYKLLLHGGEISNEEQDSLPITPLDQTKGYPPKKPGRHQQANNQWNLEGRAMSALSRFGDNGRFTSEPSWLHKVQHHQQTIIEPPSPKKPTLSEFISEKGFHGTLFIIGEVLFITRPLIYVLLVRKYGLKSWFPWCISLAVDLSGFGILSRVLMTRDGRNSQPFHISDLENDEMKRRKMLWALYLMRDPFFSKYTRQRVESTGKLMENVPILGFLAEKVTELIVGAQTRYTYMSGS, encoded by the exons ATGGTTACTGCCATCAACGAACATATAATCAGTACGACTCCAAGAGGCATTAGACATGCACAACAATCTGGAGAACGTAATAGTTCCTTCCCTTATTCCTTGTGCATAACCTTGCTCAAGGAAATGGAAACAATTGTAGAAGTAGTGGCAGAACAATACTTTGGTGACGATAAGAAGTGGAATTTCATCGCCATATCTGAAGCTACCAA ggttttagttagGCTAATTTTGTTCCGAGATAGTGGATACAAGTTACTTCTGCATGGAGGGGAGATATCAAATGAGGAGCAGGATTCTCTGCCAATAACTCCACTAGATCAGACAAAAGGATATCCCCCGAAGAAGCCTGGGAGGCATCAACAGGCCAACAATCAATGGAATCTTGAAGGAAGGGCGATGTCTGCTTTAAGCAGGTTTGGAGATAATGGCAGGTTCACTTCCGAGCCTTCATGGTTACACAAGGTTCAACACCACCAGCAAACTATCATTGAACCACCTTCTC CTAAGAAACCGACCCTTTCAGAATTCATATCCGAGAAAGGCTTTCACGGCACCTTATTTATAATTGGAGAAGTTCTTTTTATTACGAGACCACTTATCTATGTACTCTTGGTGAGGAAATACGGACTCAAGTCTTGGTTTCCATGGTGCATCTCCTTAGCGGTGGATTTATCTGGATTTGGTATTCTCTCTCGTGTTTTAATGACTCGTGATGGAAGGAATAGCCAACCATTTCATATTTCAGACCTTGAAAACGACGAG ATGAAGAGGAGGAAAATGTTGTGGGCGCTTTACTTGATGAGAGACCCGTTCTTTAGCAAGTATACCCG GCAAAGAGTTGAGAGCACAGGAAAGCTGATGGAAAATGTTCCTATTCTTGGTTTCCTTGCAG AGAAAGTTACCGAACTCATTGTCGGAGCTCAGACGCGTTACACTTACATGTCTGGTTCTTAA
- the LOC124927262 gene encoding uncharacterized protein LOC124927262, with translation MAASFRWLLQLHKDVPKAARFYSEGLGFTVNVCTHRWAELESGPLKLALMHTSSENTSQKGYSSLLSFTVTDINSTVTKLMTLGAEMDGSIKYEIHGKVAAMKCVDGHMLGLYEPV, from the exons ATGGCGGCATCATTCAGGTGGTTGTTGCAACTACATAAAGACGTTCCCAAAGCTGCAAGATTCTACTCGGAGGGGTTGGGTTTCACTGTCAACGTATGTACCCATCGTTGGGCTGAACTTGAATCCGGCCCCCTCAAGCTAGCCTTAATGCACACATCCAG TGAAAATACGTCACAGAAAGGATATTCTTCTCTGTTGTCATTCACAGTGACAGATATTAATAGCACAGTAACAAAACTAATGACTTTAGGAGCAGAAATGGACGGCTCCATCAAATACGAGATACATGGAAAG GTTGCAGCAATGAAGTGTGTAGACGGGCATATGTTGGGCTTATACGAACCAGTTTAA
- the LOC124926424 gene encoding eukaryotic translation initiation factor 1A-like, whose product MPKNKGKGGKNRKRGKNEADDEKRELVFKEDGQEYAQVLRMLGNGRCEATCIDGTKRLCHIRGKMHKKVWIAAGDIVLVGLRDYQDDKADVILKYMPDEARLLKAYGELPDNVRLNEGIAGGLDEEDDGAGDDYIEFEDEDIDKI is encoded by the coding sequence ATGCCGAAGAATAAAGGTAAGGGAGGTAAGAACCGTAAGAGAGGAAAAAACGAGGCCGATGACGAGAAGCGCGAGCTTGTCTTCAAGGAAGACGGACAGGAATATGCACAGGTCCTTCGGATGCTCGGCAACGGTCGTTGTGAGGCCACGTGCATCGACGGGACGAAACGCCTCTGTCATATCCGCGGAAAGATGCACAAGAAGGTTTGGATCGCTGCAGGTGACATTGTCCTAGTCGGTTTGAGAGATTACCAGGATGACAAGGCAGATGTCATCCTTAAGTACATGCCGGATGAGGCTAGGCTCCTTAAGGCTTACGGCGAGCTTCCGGATAATGTTAGACTCAACGAAGGAATTGCCGGAGGTCTGGACGAGGAAGACGATGGTGCTGGAGATGATTACATTGAGTTCGAGGACGAGGATATTGATAAAATCTAG